Proteins co-encoded in one Nicotiana sylvestris chromosome 7, ASM39365v2, whole genome shotgun sequence genomic window:
- the LOC138873274 gene encoding uncharacterized protein — translation MARLVFIPFEQSSYATFARLLYGRKWNDGEASTALYYFLYVIILAMNETFEAFSYTVANEIQLKRSNNSLLVSSLIYLVLNVSLIRSAGAIGLILVNSFSNGNFMQEFKSSCRKSS, via the exons ATGGCTAGGCTGGTATTTATCCCATTTGAACAAAGTTCATATGCTACATTTGCAAG ATTGTTGTATGGTCGCAAGTGGAATGACGGAGAAGCTTCAACAGCTCTTTACTATTTCCTCTATGTAATTATATTGGCTATGAATGAAACATTTGAAGCATTTTCCTATACGGTCGCAAATGAGATTCAACTCAAGCGCTCAAATAATTCATTGCTTGTGTCTTCACTGATTTACCTGGTGTTGAATGTTTCTCTTATACGTTCAGCTGGTGCAATTGGGTTGATATTAGTAAATTCTTTCAGCAATGGAAATTTCATGCAAGAATTCAAGAGTTCATGCCGAAAATCTTCTTAA